In Pedobacter sp. SL55, the following proteins share a genomic window:
- a CDS encoding acyl-CoA desaturase produces MIILFFFLAHWFLSLFSQTFFLHRYSSHKMFKMNTFWERFFYLILLISQGSSFLNPRAYAILHRMHHAYSDTVKDPHSPHFFKDVFGMMIATKNMYLAYLLHKIEPEPAFRGNYPEWPIIDRIGDSWLWRLACAAFYIWFYITFATQWWMFLLLPIHFLMGPIHGAIVNWCGHKYGYSNHDNDDHSKNSLPWDFLLMGELFQNNHHKKPNSPNFATKWWEFDPTYPMMKVMHWLRIIKIRKV; encoded by the coding sequence ATGATCATTTTATTTTTCTTTTTGGCACATTGGTTTTTATCATTGTTTAGCCAAACTTTTTTCCTCCACCGCTATTCGTCGCATAAAATGTTTAAGATGAATACATTTTGGGAGCGTTTTTTTTACCTTATTTTATTGATTTCGCAAGGCTCTTCGTTTTTAAACCCAAGAGCTTACGCTATTTTGCACCGTATGCACCACGCTTACAGCGATACGGTAAAAGACCCACACTCTCCTCATTTTTTTAAGGATGTTTTTGGGATGATGATTGCCACCAAGAACATGTATTTGGCTTATTTGTTGCATAAAATAGAACCAGAGCCAGCATTTAGAGGTAATTACCCCGAGTGGCCAATTATTGATAGAATTGGAGATTCGTGGTTGTGGAGATTGGCATGTGCCGCATTTTACATTTGGTTTTATATTACCTTTGCTACACAATGGTGGATGTTTTTGTTACTGCCTATCCACTTTTTAATGGGGCCAATTCATGGTGCTATTGTTAACTGGTGTGGGCATAAGTATGGTTACTCAAATCATGATAATGACGACCATAGTAAAAACTCTTTGCCTTGGGATTTTTTATTGATGGGAGAATTGTTTCAAAATAACCATCATAAGAAACCTAATTCGCCAAACTTTGCTACCAAATGGTGGGAGTTTGATCCTACTTATCCAATGATGAAAGTAATGCACTGGTTAAGGATCATTAAAATTAGAAAAGTATAA
- a CDS encoding phosphoheptose isomerase, whose product MEAQKKDIFDSIAQRLKLEGFNVVNRDETRPWGGFFVIDEGQAQQFADTYFEGLDVDTLKIGGKLSPKILIVAPNARLSWQYHHRRAEIWQVVTGTVGIKTSHTDEEGELKRYQPNDQIKLNQGERHRLIGLEDWGVVAEIWQHTDAENPSDEDDIVRVQDDFGR is encoded by the coding sequence ATGGAAGCACAGAAAAAAGATATTTTTGATAGTATAGCGCAACGTTTAAAACTAGAAGGCTTTAACGTAGTAAATAGAGATGAAACCAGGCCTTGGGGCGGTTTTTTCGTAATAGATGAAGGGCAGGCGCAGCAATTTGCTGATACGTATTTTGAAGGATTAGATGTAGATACGCTAAAAATAGGGGGAAAGCTAAGCCCGAAAATCTTAATTGTGGCACCAAATGCTCGCCTTTCTTGGCAATACCATCATCGTAGAGCAGAAATTTGGCAAGTGGTTACCGGAACCGTAGGCATTAAAACTAGCCATACTGATGAAGAGGGAGAATTGAAACGTTACCAGCCAAATGATCAAATTAAATTAAACCAAGGCGAGCGCCACCGTTTAATAGGCCTAGAAGATTGGGGTGTAGTGGCTGAGATTTGGCAACATACCGATGCAGAAAACCCTTCAGACGAAGATGATATTGTACGTGTTCAAGACGATTTCGGTAGATAA
- a CDS encoding Pr6Pr family membrane protein, with product MAFLYLSIVTVMEKSLSLSQKVYLSMLVFIAWFTLIFQFYLHINSGAATKSELLIRFFSYFTIDSNLLVALCSTSILFFRSTLIASFFAKLHVISAIAVYIIVVALVYNVVLRFLWVLEGWSMVLNELLHVVVPIMFLIYWIYFVPKQQLQWKNIWLWLVFPLLYTVFVLVRGNFSGFYPYPFLNINELGLNKVLINCLVITLLFALLSALFVAIGKRKAKVNEGKLI from the coding sequence ATGGCTTTTTTGTATTTATCAATTGTAACGGTTATGGAAAAATCTCTAAGTTTATCTCAAAAAGTATATCTATCAATGCTAGTTTTTATAGCTTGGTTTACACTGATTTTTCAATTTTACCTTCATATTAACAGTGGGGCAGCTACGAAAAGCGAATTATTAATTAGATTTTTTAGTTATTTTACTATAGACAGTAATTTGTTGGTTGCTTTATGTAGCACGTCAATTCTATTTTTTCGCTCTACGCTAATTGCGTCATTTTTTGCCAAACTGCATGTCATTTCAGCCATTGCTGTATATATCATCGTAGTAGCTTTGGTTTATAATGTCGTATTGAGGTTTTTATGGGTGTTAGAGGGTTGGTCAATGGTGTTGAATGAATTATTACACGTAGTGGTTCCGATTATGTTTTTAATCTACTGGATCTATTTCGTACCTAAACAACAACTGCAATGGAAAAACATTTGGCTGTGGCTTGTATTTCCCTTGCTGTATACTGTGTTTGTTCTTGTAAGAGGTAACTTTTCTGGTTTTTATCCTTATCCGTTTCTAAATATTAATGAGTTGGGATTAAATAAAGTATTAATAAATTGTTTGGTAATTACTTTGTTGTTCGCCTTATTATCTGCTCTATTTGTGGCCATTGGTAAACGAAAAGCAAAAGTAAATGAGGGGAAACTTATTTAA
- a CDS encoding DUF3467 domain-containing protein — translation MEEQQNDNQLNIELSEEIAEGIFSNLAIITHSNTEFVLDFIRVMPGIPKAKVKSRIILTPEHAKRLMHAMQDNIDKFEAAHGRIKTQDETPFPMGFGGPTAQA, via the coding sequence ATGGAAGAACAACAGAACGACAACCAACTGAACATAGAATTATCTGAAGAAATTGCAGAAGGAATTTTTTCAAACCTAGCCATCATTACTCATTCAAATACAGAATTTGTTTTAGACTTTATTAGGGTAATGCCAGGCATCCCAAAGGCAAAAGTTAAATCGAGAATTATTTTAACACCAGAACATGCCAAAAGGCTAATGCATGCCATGCAAGATAACATCGATAAATTTGAAGCTGCTCACGGGCGTATCAAAACACAAGATGAAACGCCATTTCCAATGGGCTTTGGCGGACCAACAGCACAAGCTTAA
- the rpoC gene encoding DNA-directed RNA polymerase subunit beta' has protein sequence MSYKKDNKLKSNFTSITISLSSPEIILERSSGEVLKPETINYRTYKPERDGLFCERIFGPVKDYECHCGKYKRIRYKGIVCDRCGVEVTEKKVRRERMGHINLVVPVAHIWYFRSLPNKIGYLLGLPTKKLDLIIYYERYVVIQAGLMGEQGIQFMDFLTEEEYLDILDKLPKENQYLDDKDPNKFVAKMGAEALEDLLKRIDLDSLSYNLRHQAANETSQQRKNEALKRLQVVEAFRGSRANIENNPEWMIIKIVPVIPPELRPLVPLEGGRFATSDLNDLYRRVIIRNNRLKRLIEIKAPEVILRNEKRMLQEAVDSLFDNSRKVNAVKTEGNRALKSLSDILKGKQGRFRQNLLGKRVDYSARSVIVVGPNLKLHECGLPKDMAAELYKPFIIRKMIERGVVKTVKSAKKIVDRKDPLVWDILENVLKGHPVLLNRAPTLHRLGIQSFQPKLVEGKAIQLHPLVCTAFNADFDGDQMAVHLPLGNAAILEAQVLMLAAHNILNPANGTPITVPSQDMVLGLYYITKGRRTDAQRVVRGQDMNFYSAEEVIIAYNEKRVDLHAWIKVKANVKEADGTIVNKLIETTVGRVLFNQMVPEEVGYINELLTKKSLRDIIGEVVKMTGMARSARFLDDIKELGFKMAFQGGLSFNLQDVNIPVEKHTLLEQAANEVEEVRNNYNMGFITNNERYNQIIDIWTRINNRLTTFVMNQLSSDNQGFNSVYMMLDSGARGSKEQIRQLAGMRGLMAKPQKSGSGGEIIENPILSNFKEGLSVLEYFISTHGARKGLADTALKTADAGYLTRRLHDVAQDMIVNSVDCGTLRGMYTTALKDNEDIVEPLYERILGRISLHDVFNPLDGKLLVGAGQDIDEDIAKAIEESPLEGVEIRSVLTCENKRGVCALCYGRNLASGKRVQKGEAVGVIAAQSIGEPGTQLTLRTFHVGGTASNIANESQINAKFDGVIEFENLRTVQTTTEDGVIDIVLGRSGEFRIVEPGTNKVIVNNNIPYGAFLYVKEGDKVAKGDKIVSWDPYNAVIISEFGGKIEFDAIIEGVTFREESDEQTGHREKVIIDTRDKTKNPSIRVLDKKGEVIRTYNIPVGAHIAVDDGDAVQTGQVLVKIPRATGKTRDITGGLPRVTELFEARNPSNPAVVTEIDGVVTLGGIKRGNREITIESRDGEVKKYLVPLSKHILVQDNDFVKAGMPLSDGSISPADILAIKGPAAVQEHLVNGIQEVYRLQGVKINDKHFEVIVHQMMQKVHIEDPGDTRFLENDSVDRWDFMIENDEIFDKKVVVDAGDSTTVKPGQILSLRKLRDENSQLKRQDLKQIEVRDAKPATASSVLQGITRASLGTKSFISAASFQETTKVLNEAAIAGKKDRMLGLKENVIVGHLIPSGTGVRGYERIIVGSQEEYDKLLASKQEEVEA, from the coding sequence ATGTCTTACAAAAAGGATAATAAATTAAAAAGCAATTTCACGTCGATAACCATTAGCTTATCGTCTCCAGAAATTATTCTAGAGCGTTCTAGTGGCGAGGTGTTAAAACCAGAGACGATCAACTATCGTACTTACAAACCAGAACGTGATGGTTTGTTTTGCGAGCGTATTTTCGGCCCGGTAAAAGATTACGAATGTCATTGCGGTAAATACAAACGTATCCGTTATAAAGGTATTGTTTGCGACCGTTGTGGTGTTGAAGTAACAGAAAAGAAAGTACGTAGAGAGCGTATGGGACACATCAACTTGGTGGTTCCTGTGGCGCACATCTGGTATTTCCGTTCTTTACCTAACAAAATCGGTTATCTTTTAGGTTTGCCAACCAAAAAATTAGATTTGATCATTTACTACGAACGTTATGTAGTAATTCAGGCTGGTTTAATGGGCGAGCAAGGTATCCAGTTCATGGATTTCTTAACCGAAGAAGAGTATCTTGATATTTTAGATAAATTACCTAAAGAAAATCAATATTTAGACGATAAAGATCCTAATAAATTTGTTGCCAAAATGGGTGCAGAGGCATTAGAAGATTTATTGAAACGTATCGATTTAGATAGTTTATCTTATAACCTACGTCACCAAGCAGCTAACGAAACTTCTCAGCAACGTAAAAACGAAGCTTTGAAACGTTTACAAGTAGTAGAGGCTTTCCGTGGTTCAAGAGCAAATATCGAGAATAACCCGGAATGGATGATCATCAAGATTGTTCCAGTTATTCCACCAGAATTACGTCCATTAGTTCCTTTAGAGGGTGGTCGTTTCGCAACTTCAGATTTGAACGATTTATATCGTCGTGTAATTATCCGTAACAACCGTTTAAAACGTTTGATCGAGATTAAAGCACCAGAGGTTATTTTACGTAACGAGAAACGTATGTTACAGGAAGCTGTAGATTCGTTATTCGATAACTCACGTAAAGTAAACGCTGTTAAAACTGAAGGTAACCGTGCCTTAAAATCACTTTCAGATATTTTGAAAGGTAAGCAAGGTCGTTTCCGTCAAAACTTATTAGGTAAACGTGTAGATTATTCTGCTCGTTCGGTAATTGTTGTAGGTCCTAATCTTAAATTACACGAATGCGGTTTACCAAAAGATATGGCTGCAGAGCTTTACAAACCGTTCATTATTCGTAAGATGATTGAGCGTGGTGTGGTAAAAACAGTAAAATCAGCTAAAAAAATTGTTGATAGAAAAGATCCACTAGTTTGGGACATCCTTGAAAACGTATTGAAAGGACACCCAGTGTTGTTAAACCGTGCACCTACGCTACACAGATTAGGTATCCAGTCTTTCCAACCAAAATTAGTAGAAGGTAAAGCGATCCAGTTACACCCATTAGTGTGTACCGCATTCAACGCCGATTTTGACGGTGACCAGATGGCAGTTCACTTACCGTTAGGTAATGCTGCAATTTTGGAAGCCCAAGTATTGATGTTGGCTGCTCACAATATCCTTAACCCTGCTAACGGTACGCCAATTACGGTACCTTCTCAGGATATGGTTTTGGGTCTTTATTACATTACTAAAGGCCGCAGAACTGATGCTCAAAGAGTAGTAAGAGGCCAGGATATGAATTTTTACTCTGCAGAAGAGGTAATTATTGCCTACAATGAGAAAAGGGTAGACTTACACGCTTGGATTAAAGTTAAAGCTAACGTTAAAGAAGCAGACGGAACCATTGTAAACAAGTTAATTGAAACTACTGTTGGTCGTGTGTTATTTAACCAAATGGTACCAGAAGAAGTTGGTTACATCAACGAACTATTAACTAAGAAATCTTTAAGAGATATCATTGGTGAAGTAGTAAAAATGACTGGTATGGCTCGTTCTGCAAGATTCTTAGATGACATCAAAGAACTTGGATTTAAAATGGCTTTCCAAGGAGGTTTATCGTTTAACTTACAAGACGTAAACATTCCTGTAGAGAAACATACTTTATTAGAGCAAGCTGCTAACGAAGTTGAAGAAGTAAGAAACAACTATAACATGGGTTTCATTACCAACAACGAGCGTTACAACCAAATCATCGATATCTGGACACGTATCAACAACCGTTTAACTACGTTTGTGATGAACCAATTATCATCAGATAACCAAGGTTTCAACTCTGTTTACATGATGCTTGACTCTGGAGCCCGTGGTTCTAAAGAGCAAATTCGTCAGTTAGCAGGTATGAGGGGCTTGATGGCTAAACCTCAAAAATCAGGTTCTGGTGGCGAGATTATCGAAAACCCAATCTTATCAAACTTTAAAGAAGGACTTTCTGTATTAGAGTACTTTATCTCTACCCACGGTGCCCGTAAAGGTTTGGCAGATACGGCGTTAAAAACTGCGGATGCGGGTTACTTAACTCGTCGTTTGCATGACGTAGCGCAAGATATGATTGTGAATTCAGTAGATTGTGGTACACTAAGAGGTATGTACACTACCGCTTTAAAAGATAACGAAGATATTGTAGAGCCTTTATACGAACGTATTTTAGGCCGTATTTCTCTACACGATGTTTTCAATCCTTTAGATGGTAAGTTATTGGTAGGTGCAGGCCAAGATATCGACGAAGATATTGCAAAAGCAATCGAAGAGTCTCCATTAGAGGGTGTCGAAATTCGTTCGGTATTAACTTGTGAGAACAAGCGTGGTGTTTGTGCTTTATGTTACGGACGTAACTTGGCATCGGGTAAACGTGTTCAAAAAGGAGAAGCTGTTGGTGTAATTGCTGCACAGTCTATCGGTGAGCCGGGTACACAGTTAACACTTCGTACCTTCCACGTGGGTGGTACGGCGTCTAACATTGCCAACGAGTCGCAAATCAATGCTAAGTTTGATGGTGTAATTGAGTTTGAAAACTTGCGTACCGTACAAACTACCACAGAAGATGGTGTGATTGATATCGTTCTAGGTCGTTCAGGCGAATTCAGAATTGTTGAACCAGGAACTAACAAAGTAATTGTAAACAACAATATTCCTTACGGTGCATTTTTATATGTAAAAGAAGGTGATAAAGTTGCTAAAGGCGATAAAATTGTTTCTTGGGATCCATACAACGCGGTTATTATCTCAGAATTTGGAGGTAAAATCGAGTTTGATGCCATCATTGAAGGTGTAACTTTCCGTGAAGAATCTGATGAACAAACTGGTCACCGTGAGAAAGTAATTATCGATACACGTGATAAAACCAAAAACCCTTCAATTAGAGTATTAGATAAAAAAGGCGAAGTAATTAGAACTTACAATATTCCAGTGGGTGCACACATTGCTGTTGATGACGGAGATGCTGTACAAACAGGACAGGTGTTGGTAAAAATTCCTCGTGCTACTGGTAAAACCCGAGATATTACAGGTGGTTTACCTCGTGTAACTGAGTTATTCGAGGCTCGTAACCCTTCAAATCCAGCGGTTGTTACCGAAATTGATGGTGTGGTAACTTTAGGTGGTATCAAACGTGGTAACCGCGAAATTACTATCGAGTCTAGAGATGGTGAGGTTAAAAAATACCTTGTTCCATTGTCTAAACACATCTTGGTACAAGATAATGACTTCGTGAAAGCAGGTATGCCATTGTCAGATGGTTCTATCTCTCCAGCAGATATCTTGGCTATTAAAGGTCCAGCGGCAGTACAAGAGCATTTAGTAAATGGTATCCAAGAGGTTTACCGTTTGCAAGGTGTGAAAATCAACGATAAACACTTTGAGGTTATTGTACACCAAATGATGCAGAAAGTACACATCGAAGATCCGGGAGATACTCGCTTCTTAGAAAATGATTCTGTTGATCGTTGGGACTTTATGATCGAGAACGACGAAATCTTTGATAAGAAAGTTGTTGTTGACGCAGGTGACTCGACTACAGTAAAACCAGGTCAAATTCTTTCTTTACGTAAATTAAGAGATGAAAATTCTCAATTGAAACGTCAAGATTTGAAACAGATCGAAGTAAGAGATGCTAAACCAGCTACTGCAAGTTCAGTACTACAAGGTATCACACGTGCTTCATTAGGTACGAAGTCGTTTATCTCAGCTGCTTCATTCCAAGAAACTACAAAAGTGTTAAACGAAGCTGCAATTGCAGGTAAGAAAGACAGAATGTTAGGCTTGAAAGAAAACGTAATTGTTGGTCACTTGATCCCTTCAGGTACCGGTGTACGTGGCTACGAGCGTATCATTGTAGGTTCTCAAGAAGAGTACGATAAATTATTAGCTTCGAAACAAGAAGAAGTAGAAGCTTAA
- the rpoB gene encoding DNA-directed RNA polymerase subunit beta: MANKVDQRVNFARSKHIIDYPDFLDVQLQSFREFFQIETTSDNRHTEGLFKVFAENFPITDSRNIFVLEFLDYFIDPPRYDIPECIDRGLTYSVPLKAKLKLSCNDAEHEDFETIIQDVYLGTIPYMTPKGTFVINGAERVIVSQLHRSPGVFFGQSRHTNGTKLYSARVIPFKGSWIEFATDVNNVMYAYIDRKKKFPVTTLLRAIGYDSDKDILELFDLADEVKVSKSGLKKYIGRKLAARVLRKWVEDFVDEDTGEVVSIDRNEVILDRDTVLEDDHIDLIIDAGVKTIILSKDDGASQADYTIIYNTLQKDTSNSEKEAVENIYRALRNAEPPDEETARGIIDRLFFSDKRYDLGDVGRYRINRKLKMDTPDEVKVLTKADIIAIVKYLIKLINSKEEVDDIDHLSNRRVRTVGEQLYAQFGVGLARMARTIRERMNIRDNEVFTPTDLINARTLSSVINSFFGTNQLSQFMDQTNPLAEITHKRRLSALGPGGLSRERAGFEVRDVHYTHYGRLCTIETPEGPNIGLISSLCVHAKINSLGFIETPYKKVVDGKVSVNEDVIYLSAEDEDGKTIAQANAQYDDKGNFSTPRVKARYEGDFPIIEPEKLDLMDIAPNQITSIAASLIPFLEHDDANRALMGSNMQRQAVPLLRPEAPIVGTGLEGRVARDSRTLINAEGNGVVEYVDADQIVIKYERNDDDRLVSFEGDSKTYRLTKFKKTNQNTCINLKPIVKKGQKVTKGQVLCEGYATEDGELALGRNLKVAFMPWQGYNFEDAIVINERIVREDIFTSLHIEEFELEVRDTKRGEEELTPDIPNVSEEATKDLDENGIIRIGAEVKEGDILIGKITPKGESDPSPEEKLLRAIFGDKAGDVKDASLKTPPSIKGVVIDTKLFSRAKKTTKAEEKSAIEKLDKKYNIATENLKNELVDKLFQIVNGKTSQGVYNVYKELLIAKGAKFTQKILADLEYAHINPYKWTTDEDKNEQIKMLLHNYGIRVNEELGAYKRDKFAISVGDELPSGIVQMAKVYVAKKRKLKVGDKMAGRHGNKGIVARIVRDEDMPFLDDGTPVDIVLNPLGVPSRMNLGQIYETVLAWAGKELGVKFATPIFDGAKSDEVEEWIAKAGLPASGRTYLNNGLTGDKFDQPTTVGIIYMLKLGHMVDDKMHARSIGPYSLITQQPLGGKAQFGGQRFGEMEVWALEAFGAANILQEILTVKSDDVIGRAKTYEAIVKGENLPTPGVPESFNVLVHELRGLGLDITLD; encoded by the coding sequence TTGGCAAATAAAGTCGACCAAAGAGTAAATTTTGCACGTAGTAAGCACATTATCGATTATCCAGATTTTCTGGATGTGCAGTTGCAATCATTTAGAGAATTTTTCCAGATCGAAACCACTTCAGACAACCGTCATACCGAAGGTTTGTTTAAGGTGTTCGCTGAAAATTTCCCAATCACTGATTCTAGAAACATCTTTGTTTTAGAATTTTTAGATTATTTTATTGATCCACCTCGTTACGACATTCCTGAATGTATTGACCGTGGACTAACTTACAGCGTTCCGTTGAAAGCTAAATTGAAGCTTTCTTGTAACGATGCTGAGCACGAAGATTTTGAAACCATTATTCAAGATGTATACTTAGGAACTATTCCTTATATGACTCCTAAAGGTACATTCGTAATTAACGGTGCAGAACGTGTAATTGTATCTCAATTGCACAGGTCTCCAGGTGTGTTCTTCGGCCAAAGCCGTCACACTAATGGAACTAAGTTATATTCTGCCCGTGTAATTCCGTTTAAAGGTTCTTGGATCGAGTTTGCTACAGACGTTAATAACGTAATGTATGCTTATATCGATCGTAAGAAAAAATTCCCTGTAACTACGTTATTGCGTGCTATAGGTTACGATTCTGATAAAGATATCTTAGAGCTTTTTGATCTTGCTGACGAAGTAAAAGTTAGCAAATCAGGTTTAAAGAAATATATCGGACGTAAACTGGCTGCAAGAGTTCTTAGAAAATGGGTAGAAGATTTTGTGGATGAGGATACCGGTGAGGTAGTTTCTATTGACCGTAACGAAGTTATCTTAGACAGGGATACTGTTTTAGAAGACGACCATATTGATTTAATCATCGATGCAGGTGTTAAAACTATCATTTTATCTAAAGATGATGGTGCATCTCAAGCTGATTATACCATTATATATAATACTTTACAAAAAGATACTTCTAACTCTGAGAAAGAGGCTGTGGAGAACATCTATCGTGCTTTGCGTAACGCAGAACCGCCTGATGAGGAAACTGCAAGAGGTATCATTGATCGTTTGTTCTTCTCGGATAAACGTTACGACTTAGGTGATGTGGGTAGATACCGTATCAACCGTAAGTTGAAAATGGATACTCCTGATGAGGTTAAAGTTTTAACGAAAGCAGATATCATTGCGATTGTTAAATATTTGATCAAATTAATCAACTCTAAAGAAGAGGTGGATGATATCGATCACTTATCAAACCGTCGTGTACGTACGGTAGGTGAGCAGTTGTACGCACAATTTGGTGTAGGTTTAGCTCGTATGGCTAGAACTATCCGTGAGCGTATGAACATTCGCGATAATGAGGTGTTTACACCAACAGATTTGATCAATGCTCGTACATTGTCATCTGTAATCAACTCTTTCTTTGGAACCAACCAACTTTCGCAGTTCATGGACCAAACCAATCCTTTGGCAGAGATTACGCACAAGCGTCGTCTTTCAGCTTTAGGTCCAGGTGGTTTATCTCGTGAGCGTGCAGGTTTCGAGGTTCGTGACGTTCACTACACCCACTACGGTCGTTTGTGTACTATCGAAACGCCAGAGGGGCCAAATATTGGTTTGATTTCATCTCTTTGTGTTCATGCAAAGATCAACAGTTTAGGTTTTATCGAAACTCCTTACAAAAAGGTTGTAGACGGTAAAGTTTCTGTTAATGAAGATGTAATCTACCTTTCTGCAGAAGATGAGGATGGTAAAACTATTGCTCAAGCTAATGCGCAGTACGATGATAAAGGTAACTTCTCTACTCCACGTGTTAAAGCACGTTACGAGGGTGACTTCCCGATTATCGAGCCTGAGAAATTAGACTTGATGGATATTGCACCTAACCAGATTACTTCAATCGCTGCTTCGTTAATTCCGTTCTTAGAACATGATGATGCGAACAGGGCCTTGATGGGATCGAACATGCAACGTCAGGCCGTACCATTGTTACGTCCTGAGGCGCCAATTGTAGGTACAGGTTTAGAAGGTCGCGTTGCTCGTGACTCAAGAACTTTGATCAATGCAGAAGGAAACGGTGTAGTTGAGTATGTAGATGCAGATCAAATTGTAATTAAATATGAAAGAAATGACGATGATCGTCTAGTTTCTTTTGAAGGAGATAGCAAAACATATAGATTAACTAAGTTCAAAAAAACCAACCAAAATACTTGTATCAACTTAAAACCTATCGTTAAGAAAGGTCAAAAAGTTACCAAAGGACAAGTGCTTTGCGAAGGTTATGCAACTGAAGATGGCGAATTGGCATTAGGAAGAAACTTAAAAGTAGCTTTCATGCCTTGGCAAGGATATAACTTTGAGGATGCGATTGTAATTAACGAGCGTATTGTTAGAGAAGATATCTTTACTTCATTACACATCGAGGAGTTTGAACTAGAAGTACGTGATACTAAACGTGGTGAAGAGGAGTTAACTCCAGATATTCCTAACGTTTCTGAAGAGGCTACTAAAGACTTAGATGAAAACGGTATCATCCGTATTGGTGCAGAGGTAAAAGAAGGCGATATCTTAATTGGTAAAATTACACCAAAAGGAGAGTCTGATCCTTCACCAGAAGAGAAATTACTTCGTGCAATCTTTGGTGACAAAGCGGGCGATGTTAAGGATGCTTCGTTGAAAACTCCACCGTCAATTAAAGGTGTAGTTATCGATACTAAATTATTCTCTAGAGCTAAGAAAACTACAAAAGCTGAAGAAAAATCGGCAATTGAGAAGTTAGACAAGAAATATAATATTGCTACTGAGAATCTTAAAAACGAGTTAGTAGATAAATTGTTCCAAATTGTGAATGGTAAAACCTCTCAAGGTGTTTACAATGTTTACAAAGAGCTTTTAATTGCTAAAGGTGCTAAGTTTACTCAAAAAATATTAGCTGATTTAGAGTATGCTCACATCAATCCATACAAATGGACTACAGACGAAGACAAAAATGAGCAAATTAAAATGTTGTTGCACAACTACGGTATCCGTGTAAACGAAGAACTAGGTGCTTACAAACGTGATAAATTTGCCATTAGCGTTGGAGATGAGCTTCCATCAGGAATTGTTCAGATGGCTAAAGTTTATGTAGCTAAAAAACGTAAACTAAAAGTAGGTGATAAGATGGCGGGTCGTCACGGTAATAAGGGTATTGTTGCTCGTATTGTACGTGATGAAGACATGCCTTTCTTAGACGACGGAACTCCAGTTGATATTGTGTTGAACCCACTAGGTGTACCTTCACGTATGAACTTGGGCCAAATCTACGAAACCGTATTGGCTTGGGCTGGTAAAGAATTGGGTGTGAAATTCGCTACTCCAATTTTTGACGGTGCTAAATCTGATGAGGTAGAAGAGTGGATTGCTAAAGCAGGTTTGCCAGCTTCTGGTAGAACTTACTTAAACAATGGCTTAACGGGTGATAAATTTGACCAACCAACTACTGTAGGTATTATTTATATGCTGAAATTAGGTCACATGGTTGATGATAAGATGCACGCTCGTTCTATCGGACCATACTCATTAATCACACAACAACCATTGGGTGGTAAAGCTCAATTTGGTGGTCAGCGTTTTGGTGAGATGGAGGTTTGGGCATTAGAGGCATTCGGTGCAGCTAATATTTTACAAGAGATCTTGACTGTGAAGTCTGATGATGTTATTGGAAGAGCCAAAACTTACGAAGCCATTGTTAAAGGCGAAAACCTACCAACTCCAGGCGTACCAGAATCGTTCAACGTATTGGTACACGAGTTACGCGGCTTAGGTTTAGATATTACATTAGACTAA
- the rplL gene encoding 50S ribosomal protein L7/L12: protein MADLKAFAEQLVNLTVKEVNELAQILKDEYGIEPAAAAVAVAAPAAGGEAAAAEEKTSFDVILKDAGGQKLAVVKLVKDLTGLGLKEAKDLVDGAPKELKAGVAKDEAEALKKQLEEAGAVVEIK, encoded by the coding sequence ATGGCAGATTTAAAAGCGTTTGCTGAGCAATTGGTAAACTTAACAGTTAAAGAAGTTAATGAATTAGCTCAAATCTTAAAAGACGAGTATGGTATTGAGCCTGCTGCTGCTGCAGTAGCTGTAGCTGCTCCTGCTGCTGGTGGCGAAGCTGCTGCAGCTGAAGAGAAAACATCTTTTGATGTAATCTTGAAAGATGCTGGTGGTCAAAAACTAGCAGTAGTTAAATTGGTAAAAGATTTAACTGGTCTAGGTTTGAAAGAAGCTAAAGACTTAGTTGATGGTGCACCTAAAGAATTAAAAGCTGGTGTTGCTAAAGACGAAGCAGAAGCTTTGAAAAAACAATTAGAAGAAGCTGGAGCAGTAGTTGAGATTAAGTAA